The DNA region TGGCCGTATAAGTGATTTTCATGTGCAATAACCTAGTTTAGGCTAAAAGGGCTTAATACAAAATTCTGAAACTGTTAAACTGATGTTGAACACGAAATAAGTGATTTGAATAATCAATTTTCTCAGAAGAAAATATGGATTTAAGTGAAGTTGGTTAAGTTGAATATAAGACCAAACATGTCTTAATTTTATTGTTTTAAGCGGATACTGTATGTACCTTTGTCCTCAGTGAAAGAAGAATTTAGGCTAAACTGGAATTTGTTGGAAATATTAACATTATCAATCAAAAATTAAACAAAAGAATAGAATCAACTTATCAGATTAACGTTGCATCATGGCAAGCCACTGCCTTAAAAGCGATTTCGGTCCTACTGTGGTGCAAATCTTTTAAATCGATCATTCTCTAAGGTTCCACAATACTCCCAAACACTTATACTAGTGGCTGAAAGTTTGGAGTTTACCCAAACAAATTTGTCAAAAAGAGATGAAGAATGTTGGCACTGGCATTAGCacttgtatgttttgatgattgactaatgaatgaattaggtctgtggacatgttcgATCTCATAGACAGATTTAAGATAAAGTGAATGAACCAGACACAAGTGCAAGATAGGGGCAAATGAACCAAGTCAATGGACACGTTCTATCTCAGACATTGAGATGATTTAGAGTTGAATGAACCAGGTCCAAGAACACGTTTCGGCTCAAAGTCTTGCTGCAAGTAGGATTTGTGATTTATGGAAAGGGCTTGGCAGACAAGTTATAGGATTTCTTGCCATAATTATCAAGATACTTCAGACTCCTAAAAAGATACTGAAGCTACGTGAATGCAACAAAACGAAGTCAACTCAAACCCTATTTTCATAATAGGCCTCATCAAGTAAGGTTTGTGTTCAGCCGACTCGATGCACATCAAAATCTATATATATTCAGATCCTGCCATGAAGAACTTAACGCACACACATAGAGAGAAAATCAGAAGCTGAGCAAACCCTGTCAACACAATATTTGAGAGATTTCTGATTACTGAAGTGCGACCTGATACAAAGAAGAAGATTGGAGAACCTGTTTTATAGAGTTATATTTAATTTACAGTTTTCAAGTCTAGATTCGTGTACTAGGATTGTTTGTCGAGTTGTACTTTTATTAGCTTTCATAGAAGCAATAGTCACAAGTGTAAACTATTGTCAAACTTAGCTTCAGTTGAGGGCAACTTGAAGTGGGCTCATTAGTCTAGGGAATAGTGACATAGGAATTAGAGTTTAGTTTCTAGGTTACTGAATTTGTAACTTAAATTTGCAAATGCTCATAGTTGTAGTGGAGTTGGGATAAATCCTGCAGAAGTGTAGATCGTGATATTTTCACCCTTGTGAATAGGGTGTTTTTCATGTAAAAATATTATGTCCTTATTTTTTTGTTCGTTATTATTCCGCAAACGCTATCTTGAAATATGTAGAGTAATTTGGTCTACCCTATAGGCGAAAATCATAGGATAGATATTAGGTCGTGCAAAATATCAAAAAAGATGTTAGGAATATGTTTCGTCCAATATTATTACTAGCATCTAGCACTTAAAAGGAATTCAAGAGCAAGGTATCACATATAATCACTCATCCATGAATATGATACCAATTATCACAAGCATTTCAAAATAAATTACAGTGTAATTGCATAGAGTTAACGGGAAAGATGGACCTAGATCAGTGAATGAAAAAGTACCCAGAAAAGAACGGCCTTATCTTGTGCCTCTGTTTCGTTCCTCTCTCTACATTGTGGTGTGTCTGTGTATGGTGGGTGTATATAGGGAATTTGTATGTATTTGTGCTGGGTGACCAAGAAAAGACCATGTGAGGACAAAAATCCAACCATAAGGAGGAATCTTGCCAAGTGACACTATATAATTggttctcttttttctttctttccgaAAGAAACTAGAAATGCAAATAAATATATTACTAAATTTTAATGTAAACTAATGCAAGATCATTTTATAAtacaaataaaaataattttactaGCTATACTAAATTAAAAGCGGAAAAGGTCTAGATCTGACCTTCTACTATACGACGGATATATCCGTCATTAAAAGGTGGTCTCACATTTGCCCTTAACGGTAGTTTTTTGGTCACTCATGCCCTTGATTTAATGAAAACCTgaaaaaaatattggagggcagaTTTGTGCAGTTTCGCATAGTATAGGAGCATATTTGATCCACTAAAATTCCTTAATATTATGGCACAAAAACAATAATATGAAAAAATTATCATTGTATTGCAAAACATAAAAGACATTTGAAATTACAATCCATGCATCCACAATTACATTACATCTAAATTATATAACTAAAAGATCAAATGCAATTACAaccatcttttaaagactgttttCACAAACAAAGCACCATTTTTCCTTTTCAAAAGATTTGTTCTACTAATGAtaatatcatttttatttttcaatttgttgatgGCCTGAATAGTTCTTTCTGGATATTTTTTGTCTTTCCAGTCCCAATACCTACACGATATTGCATACACCATTTTTTGCATTTTCCTTTCTCTTGACAAAATTAAAATAAGATTTCTATCCGAAAATTGTGAATCTATTTTTGTGATTttctatttttcaaataaaatctacaaaaaaagaaataaaagagtTAAAATATCAAGATTAagtttaaaagaaatatttaaacatTAAAGCAGTGCAAAACTGAGAGAGGGTCAAAAATCATGTGTTTACAATTTTTGAAAGAGAATTCTTTGATGGACTAAAACAAGGAAAAACAAGTACATCCTTAAATGCCTCTAGCATCAAAAGCTACAACATTTTATTTCGACTCATAAAAAAAGAATCATATAAAAAAAGAATTATATAAAAAAAGATcttctttaatattttaaatttgcaTATGGGGTTTGGGTCGGGTAGGTTCTTTTTAATTGAGTTTGTATTTATTagattaaaaataataaaaaagaatgaaaatataTCACCGGAAGTTGGATTTTTCGGTAGGAGTGACTTTTGTGTTAAAAAACATAGTTATGTAACTTTAGTGAAAAAAGTGATAGTAATGTGATCATCTATATATGAAATATACCCCTGTGAAAATAATGTACGTCTCTTATTGATATTTGCTTCTTCTATTATCAGCTTCAAGATATGAGGCGGCAGTCAAATGAACCTAGGGAGGCAACAATAATACCAATAACTGTGCGGCAACTTTTTGCTTCAGGATTGTTTGGTCTTTTACTGATAAATATAGAAAATTTTTTGTTGCCTTATAGCTGGGTAAGATTGGTGTATGCCTTTATTGATACGTATCTGATTTCACAGACATACCCTGATTAGTGGTGTTTGTATTAGATGTTGAATTTAGCAGCACAAGTTCGGGTGGCTCAATATTTTAAAATCTTTTTGTGGCAAAAAGAGGAAAGAAGAACAAATGTTTTTCCGATAAAAAGAAGGGGAACAAATGTTTCATGCACAAGCCTGTTTTAGTAGGTCAATTTGGGATTGGTGATCCCTGACAACTATTTATAGACAGCTCGATTAAATTCAATCTATTTATTTTTTGGTTTAATTCATTTTAATGTGGTCGCTAAATTTAGCTCTTGACTGTATCTGCAAGTTGAAACAGGTAAGCGTACAATATGAAACTGTGTTATTGACTTATTGGTGGTCTATCCACATTTAGTACTTTTAGTACTTTTAgtctgcaatatatatatatatatatatacgtttcTATTATCTCTCTCCACTCTTTTTTCCTTTAAAAACATCCTGTCATTGTAACTTTAACCCTctatttggatggttgtttcccgtggttcattaatgtacagtatgttgttatattatattgtattatattaatgaacacaatgtttggatagactgtattgtctgttgtggtttaataacatttgtattgtttggtttgactgtatggtactgtataataacctGTAAATTTACTAAAATATCatttaactcttaattagaaattagtttatatatattaataaaactcaggtatagaataaaatagaaactttaaaaaataagtaagtaGTGAGTGGGGTGGTGAAAGGGTGGGTGGGATGAGTGTGGGGtagtggtggtgaggggtagtgggtggtagggtggggttgggtggtgatGAGGGGTAGTGgatggtggaggggtgggtggggtgACATGGATGGTTGTGGGATAAGGGTGGGGTGGGTacgtggtagggtgggggtgagtgatagggtggggtggatggtggagggtaggttataatggagaaatgaaatatgtaaTCACGAAAAAATCACCAAATTCGTAGTTATAAAAATTAGaatttttcatggttatataatcaTGAATGAACCACGGATTTACAATACCATACtacataattttaagaataatgaAAACAAACATAATTTCATACAAAACCATACATCCAAACAGGGAGTATCTGTGGATATTAAAAATCCAGACCGGTACTCTGTAAGTACCATTCCAAGTCGAATACAAACATAAAACAGTAAAGTGACACAGAGCACATGACACTGACAACTATGGCTAGGTCTTTGAACGGTAGCACAGCATACAAGCCAGTTGTAAATGCTATCACCGTTGCTAGCATAGCAATTAGGATGACTCTTGCAGCCCAAATGTAACGAGTATACGCCATAGTCCCTTGCTTAAGGGTTGCAGTGAAGTGCAGAAATATCGCAGACGCAGAGCATATCATGGCAAGTGTATCAGCTACCACGAACACCTTGAAGGCTGCTTTCCTCGCTAAGATTGCCGTGCCTTTATTTGGACCGTCGTCATCATCATATCCACCAGGAATGGTGAATCCAGCAGCGAAAGCAATTGTCATTATGAGTGTAGCTACTACCAAATGTGTGTTTATTCTTTCTTTCCAAGAATCGTTGTCTTCCGCGAGTTCATTTTTTACTTCTTTCCCCTGAATAAAACATAATAAACGTTTTCTATTAATCACATTTCCAAACTACTGCATAggttaaaaaaaaatcctaattAATTATTCAGTCTTGTTAaaactttcattttttttccttctacTTATAGGAAAGAAAGAGTATTGCAATGTGGTATTAAATAATGTTACCCGCCACCGTCGATCTGTTTGCTCCAAGTAAGGGTGATGTATGACAACACCTGGGTCACTCGACTGGGTAGCATAACGGAGGTTGTTGTGACACTGCAGTATGAGACGGAAACAACCAAGATAAAAGCATACTACATTCAGACTGCCATTTAGCCATGCAAGGCGAAGAGCATTATGGCCATGGCTTGTGACCGCCTCATTAGAATCTGGACACTGCTTAATAATCTCTTTCACGGTAAGTGACCTATTATTAAGGGCTGCCAAATGGAGGGGTGCTTTATTGTCTTCTTTTATGGTTTCATATGCCATCTGTTTATCTTTCTTTAATAGTACCCTCACTGTCCGTGAAGACCCTAAGAATGCCGCAAAATGGAGAGGACTCCATCCCTCATGATCTACTTGCTTTATCAAACTTGGGTTCTTTGTTAGTATCATTTTCGAGCATCCTGCTGGTAGTATCCTTTCCAAGCATCCTGCTGGTAGTATCCTTTCCAAGCAATCTGCCCGAAGGAATAGTCCGAATTAGCTAAGCTCACGCGACCCAATGTGaaagaataaataattaaaatcaCACACACTGTATATATTAAGAGGAGACCAAAGAATTTTTGCTTAACTTGAACAAACAGGGCTCACCACAACTCCAATTATTACTTCTTGACATTAAAATGATACACTTTATCAAATACGAAATTAACTTTACATGTTGCCATAAAAAAAATAGGTATGAGGCACTGTAACCCCCGCTCCCCTCCAACTTTGGTCTTATTACCCCCTCGATTTTTTTGGAACGGAATAATTATCACCCTAAGCGATGTCGTAGTAAGGAGAGCGTATTTCACTttctttgagagagtgagaaacataaaatCTAACACGTATCATTTTTTAATTGGgtacttcacatttaattacacctaattaattaacattaaggcttaaagttttttataaactgatttttttaaatgtggaaaaattaatttctttattaaaaatctgtattttcttaaaaCATGTAAAACTGAATTGTTTTTAATAAATATGAAAAtccattttttttagaaaataaaccTAGAAAACTGAGTTTTCTTATTAATAATGTGGAATTTTTTAAAAATCTAGAAAACTGattatttttttctatatatgaaaaaaaatctattttttcagatttagtttaaaaaaaggggttttccacattttaaaaaaataattaatttttccaaatatttataaaaattcagttttctcattttgacaagaaaaaaacattttttacattttttttttaaatttcaaattttatttgaaaaataaaagtgtcctaagaaaatgaaatcatgaaaatctagattttttaagacattttaaaaaataatcagATTTTTcatattgaaaaaaaaatccatttttccatatttgaAAAGACAATCCACgtttttagttttttatttttttaaaagaaaaacgggatttaaaaaaaaatcaaattttcatattttttttttaaaatccatttttcattttcttaaaaGAATGTtcagtttttcaattttttttaaattactacGTAagcaaaaagaattaaaaaaattaggaaacaaataaatatatatgtgACAGAGAGAGTTTATCATAAGAGAGTAAATATCTAGTTTCAGTGTGATAACTATTCCGTTTTAAAAAAGTTCAGGGGATAATAAGATTCTTgaaaaggtaaggtgtgtcgtagcaacttATGTAAAAGTTCAGGGAGATAATTGTATCTTATCCccaaatgataataataataataataataataatagccttCAACTCTAGATCTCTAGTAAAACAAATCTGAAATAAGGTTAAAAATTTGAATAACACATGTAGAATAGGATAATACTAGTGTTACAGAAATAGGAGTacctttttttctttaaaaaagtaGGGATTCTACATCAACTAGTACTTGCATAATTGCCCAAGTTTTAATACTCATGAGTCATGATCAAATGCAAAAGGTAAATGGAAATGAGTATACAATCTTTTGTAGTTTTCCCCATTAAATGTGTAGCCCTGTTTCTGTACTACTATATATATCTATATCGTGCATATCTTGTGATGGTCTAAATAGGATAAACAAAAAATGTTTTAACTCATATTGACAACGCAAAATATAATTTTTGTATTTCCAGATCACCCAAACGATATATACAAGTAACCTTTCATAAAATATAGGAtttgtaatcttgaaaataagGCCGATTACCTGCAACAATAGGAGaaaataactagaaaatataCAATAATTTTACACCGTGAATGGGTACTAGTTAACTCATAGTTGAGATTTCCAATATAATTTAAGAAGTGGGAAATACCATATCGACGATATCGGATTAATGCAGCTGCATGTAGCGCCGTAGTGCCGTAAGGGCCTGCATAAGATGGTGACCTGGAGTCTCTCAAGATCACTTTAGCAGAATATTCGTCTTCTTTCTCCAAGGCCAGAAATAGTGGACTTTTCGAAGCATTGTTGGGCGGATATGTGAAGCCAGCATCTTCTCTAACCAACATTTTCACAACCCGGTGACGCCTATGCATCACAGCTTCGTGCAAGGCCGTGTTTCCTTCACTGTTGGAAATCCGCAAGAGCTCATGGACTGATTCAATACCACCTTCGAGCTCAGCTGGTGAATTTGGTTTCATGTAGCCAATAATGGCTTTGATGAGATTGAAATTGCCTTCCCTGGCTGCCACATGAATACAAGTATCCCTATTAGAGTTCAAGCAGAATAACAGGTCTTGACTAACTATAGCAAGAAAGTCCTCTGCGTCTTCGTAAGAGAAATTAGTGCAATGAGCAGCTGCCTTATGAAGGAACGTGTTCTTAAATGGAATTAACTGAGAGAAATTGGTGAATTTGCGACCAGCTGCAATATGAAGGACCGTGTTCTTATATGGAGTTAACTGCCTGGTGATCAGCTGGTCCTTGTATTCTCTCAAGACCTTCATATCACCACTTTCAGCTGCTTCGTATAGCCGTCCATCCATTGGCATCCTTCAAGAACCTAGAGTTGAGTTTGTTACAAACTTAAAAAGAAAATGGAAGTGACAGAAAGTATTGGAATTCTTGTTTTCTCAAGTTCTTGCAGGGATAAGATGAATTCATTCATGAAATAGTACTGCCACATTTATATAGGTGCGTGGATCATTGACATTGTCTTTATATTGGATAAAAAATAACTAACTAGACTGTAATAAAGGAAGACTTACAGTTACAGGGTTATTCAAAGTCATTTATTATGTTTTTAGAAAGATTACTTACCAATTCACAAAAAGATAACTTTGAGATAAAGAGGTGTTTTAGTTCAACGAAATTAAAACAATTAGATCCTACCTTGTGAGTTGTGATATGTAAATACTGCCAAAAAAGAAATACTAGGCTCACTTTCATCAATACACAGCAAAAATGATACTATATTTATCTAGTGGAATAATATGATACAAGTACTACATGTAAATGTACACCAAGCAACATGAAATCATATACCTTCACAAATAAGTCTTATTTTATACATTAGCAGACTTAAATGTAATAGCATTTCATTCATTTTCCTCTGCGGATACTTAAAGATGCAATTACTTCCATACTTGTTGATATCGAATTTTGGCTCACCATATTTAAAAATAACATCTCAGGAAGACCTGATTGTTAAAAACACAAAATAGCACTTTTTATACATTTTTGTATTTTTCAGCAATTTATTGATAATTATTCTTGTTTCTTCAAATATTAGGATTTTCATCAATTTATCATCACTTAAATTAACTTCAGTAATCATCGTTTGTTTTTTTATAGCAAGCACATACACAACACATCAATTTTATTTCAGTAAATaatcattttttatttctttacaACACAATACATTTTTCACGTATCAAACACATTTTTATTTATATCTTTTTTAATTGCATATTAATAtatactagcaaactatgcccgtgcaatgcacggggcccaacatgattaatttagttactcaatttagttagtctttatggtttgtatattttgcaaaggataccgcgattctccatatttttttttcttttcattttatatttccctttaatttctcaattgttgttagaatttgtcttattttggttatgtccgcctctttttatatttagtaagttgacaattcaaatatcttacatgtcaagtttataatcacaagattcaaaggatattttattatattatacacatttttaatttagaactacAAGATAGTCTATCTttgtttcttaaactccgtgtctagtcaaacgtagacacttaaattgagacagagggagtatatgccaaatgaaggaaatgaaaggataatTGAGACACTGCAGACACATGGAGACTTaagaagtaaacacacaagaggtagaattaatgttaaagttctgaaatgtacacatgttagtcctggcttagagtacaatttcagttacttttcgtacaacttattgttgttgcgTTCATCCActtgggcgtttgttgttaaaaaaaataaaaaaatagtctTAATTTGGTTATGTCCaccttttttatatttagtaagttgaaattcaaatatcctacatgccaagtttataatcacaagattcaacggatattttgttatattatacacatttttaacttagaaccacaagatttgaaagtctatctttatttcttaaactccatgtctagtcaaacgttgacacttaaattgagacagagggagtacatgccaaatgaaggaaatgaaagcaCAATTAAGACATTGTGGAcctgtggggacttaaaaagtaaacacacgagaggtagaattaatgttcaacttctgaaatgtacacatgttagtccctgcttagagtacattttcagttgctttttgtataacttattgttgttgtgttcgtccaccttaggcgtttatatataagaagaagaaaaatatagaatagaaaaatggacatatatttttagtaatgtggtcaagtaatatgggacgaagggagtacttcatttttattaattcttaaagaacgtgaaaagtcaagtatagtaatgtggccaagtaatatggaacgAAGGGCGTACttgatttattaatttttaaagaatgtgaaaagtcaagtaatgtgaccaagtaatatgagacggagggagtatttcatttattaattcttaaataacgtgaaaagtcaaaagtgaacaagtaaaagtgcacggaggaaataaatgtgtcggagaattaaaattgaagtgcatacatgtatacatgagaagagaataaatactcagcaagaacgtgaaaagtcaaaagtgaacaagtaaaagtgcacaaaggaagccaagtaatatgggacgaagtgagtacttcatttttattaattcttaaagaacgtgaaaagtcaagtatagtaatgtggcgaaataatatgagacgaagggagtacttcatttattgattcttaaataacgtgaaaagtcaagtaatgtggctaagtaatatgggatggagggagtacttcatttattagttcttaaataacgtgaatagtcaaaagtgaacaagtaaaagtgcagggaagaaataaatatgtgtcggagaattaaaattgaagtgcatacatgtatacatgagaagagaataaatgtTGCAGCAAGAACGcgaaaagtgaaaagtgaacaaCTAAAAGTGCatagaggaaataaatgtgtcggaaaattaaaattgaagtgcatacgtgtgtatacatgagaagagaataaatattcagtattataACGTATATCCATGTGAGacttattaattcttaaagaacgaaaagtcaaaagtgaacaagtaaaagtgtacggaggaaataaatttgtgtaggagaattaaaattgaactgcgtACGTCTATAcattagaagagaataaatattctgtaagaacgtgaaaagtcaaaagtggacaagtaaaagtgcacggaggaaataaatgtgtcggacaattaaaattaaagtgcatatgtgtatacatgagaagacaataaatattcagtactatgacagaTGCCCACGTGGGATAAAGAAGTAGttgattaaagtgtacaatttacaTAAGTTTTGGTACAAATATTCATTGCTATGtgaaagtgtacaatttataaagcTTCTGGTACAACTATTCAATGCTGTGTTAGTCCTCTTAAGACACTTATATATAATGGAAATATGTTAGTTATATTTTAATACAATCCGTCAATTCAGAAAAGCCGAAAGAATTTATTGCTAATACAGGTAATTCAAAAGCGTCTCAAAATTACTTTGTATTAATTACTGGGCTAttattcagtgtaaaattaaatTTATCTACCAACCTAGTATTCCACCTACCCCATCTTACCTCGtcttgagtccggaaccaaaatgacccattAAAAATCaaagtgaaccaaaatacccctaaaagAAATttggtacaaaagtacctttagcacagtattttactgcgctaaaccaAACTTTCTCTCCCCTATAGCGCTgcaaaatactgcgctataggactccATATTTCCCAAAACAGCCTCTTATTACATTTTCACACTTATTTACGTAATTTAGctatatattaatcatgctttgagattccggaacttcaatactttatatagaaccctacttatatttgtacgattaataaggtaggctcaatacatcaaggatacgcaaaagtttGGATTGTCattgtcattttagtggttgaaaagtgctcgaagtacttttttgtttgaagacttgtagtcattagctttacattatttatattttagggtttcgtgttatttttaaattaatgtttAACtctatttcgaatgtgtcacgttttttttattatcaatttaggatatGACACtacaaacaataataaagactaagataatatttataaatataaatagaaacgcaaaaaatatataatatttacttaaACTGTACAACACTATTATATATACACTATCGTGGATGGATCCCACATGTGGTATGCctgagactatccctaggcctaaggctccgCCCTAGCTATCGTCTCCCTCggcctttttcctcttaataacttGGCGCTCCAaatcatgatcatctcctcttcccctagcctGTGCACCCTTGACTAgaatgtgcttcttcttgggatctagtcccgctAGCACggtcagaacctcaggctgagctgggtctggaaactggACCTCTTCCTCATCGGGAGTCGGCACCgtaggcgccgaaggatgaacctgaaaagtatataataataagtaccatttcttatttatttaattgaatacattaacgtttgttgaataatcaaacCTGTGTATCGACAGGCGCCTGAGTATGCTCCTGAGGTGGGTCTGTAGCCGTCTGAGATGGGGTGGTGCAGAATATGATGTAGTCTCATGGACGAGATGCTATT from Lycium barbarum isolate Lr01 chromosome 10, ASM1917538v2, whole genome shotgun sequence includes:
- the LOC132614532 gene encoding ankyrin repeat-containing protein At5g02620-like; the protein is MPMDGRLYEAAESGDMKVLREYKDQLITRQLTPYKNTVLHIAAGRKFTNFSQLIPFKNTFLHKAAAHCTNFSYEDAEDFLAIVSQDLLFCLNSNRDTCIHVAAREGNFNLIKAIIGYMKPNSPAELEGGIESVHELLRISNSEGNTALHEAVMHRRHRVVKMLVREDAGFTYPPNNASKSPLFLALEKEDEYSAKVILRDSRSPSYAGPYGTTALHAAALIRYRRYDCLERILPAGCLERILPAGCSKMILTKNPSLIKQVDHEGWSPLHFAAFLGSSRTVRVLLKKDKQMAYETIKEDNKAPLHLAALNNRSLTVKEIIKQCPDSNEAVTSHGHNALRLAWLNGSLNVVCFYLGCFRLILQCHNNLRYATQSSDPGVVIHHPYLEQTDRRWRGKEVKNELAEDNDSWKERINTHLVVATLIMTIAFAAGFTIPGGYDDDDGPNKGTAILARKAAFKVFVVADTLAMICSASAIFLHFTATLKQGTMAYTRYIWAARVILIAMLATVIAFTTGLYAVLPFKDLAIVVSVMCSVSLYCFMFVFDLEWYLQSTGLDF